A stretch of Bifidobacterium sp. ESL0704 DNA encodes these proteins:
- a CDS encoding AGE family epimerase/isomerase yields MTNPKYELGTVANRTFMANETYELLDFGKGFALPQGGSGWLDDEGRIDPSHGVQTWITGRMTHVYAIAAMLGWPGADKLVDAGLKGLTGILHDDKNGGWYPSIQADGTPEPGKTCYPHAFVMLSASSALLAGRPGAKELLDEVLATYDQYFWDEKNGLAVDTWDSTFSTLDDYRGINANMHTTEAFLAVADATGDNRYRVRAGRIIDHVVGWAKNNGWRIPEHFGPDWSIDLEYNADKKDDQFKPYGATPGHGIEWARLITQWALSSFANRSGAQPYIDAAEHLFNQAVADGWNRNGTVGMAYTVDWDGNPVVTDRMHWTLAESLNTSATLFKVTGKSEYRDWYATFAQYVDEHLIDHDKGSWFHQLDQDNKVIGTVWPGKSDVYHAFQSTLVPFLDPAVSIATAISNAQ; encoded by the coding sequence ATGACGAATCCGAAATACGAATTGGGCACGGTGGCCAACCGCACCTTCATGGCTAACGAGACCTACGAACTGCTGGACTTCGGCAAGGGTTTCGCGCTGCCGCAAGGCGGGTCGGGCTGGCTTGACGACGAGGGCCGCATCGACCCCTCGCACGGCGTGCAGACCTGGATCACCGGACGCATGACCCACGTCTATGCCATCGCCGCCATGCTGGGATGGCCGGGCGCCGACAAGCTCGTGGACGCCGGGCTCAAAGGACTGACCGGCATCCTGCACGACGACAAGAACGGCGGCTGGTATCCCTCGATTCAGGCCGACGGCACTCCAGAGCCCGGCAAGACCTGCTATCCGCACGCCTTCGTGATGCTTTCCGCCTCCTCGGCCCTGCTGGCCGGGCGCCCCGGCGCCAAAGAACTGCTGGACGAGGTGCTCGCCACCTACGACCAGTACTTCTGGGACGAGAAGAACGGGCTGGCCGTCGACACCTGGGATTCGACGTTCTCCACGCTTGACGACTACCGCGGCATCAACGCCAACATGCACACCACCGAGGCCTTCCTCGCCGTCGCCGACGCCACCGGCGACAACAGGTACCGCGTGCGCGCCGGCCGCATCATCGACCACGTCGTGGGCTGGGCGAAGAACAACGGCTGGCGCATTCCGGAGCATTTCGGTCCGGATTGGTCGATCGACCTCGAATACAACGCCGACAAGAAGGACGACCAGTTCAAGCCCTACGGCGCCACCCCCGGCCACGGCATCGAGTGGGCCCGCCTGATCACGCAATGGGCGCTGAGCTCGTTCGCCAACCGCTCAGGCGCGCAACCGTACATCGACGCCGCCGAGCACCTCTTCAATCAGGCGGTCGCCGACGGCTGGAACCGCAACGGTACCGTGGGCATGGCCTACACCGTCGATTGGGACGGCAATCCGGTGGTCACCGACCGCATGCACTGGACGCTGGCCGAGTCGCTCAACACCTCCGCCACCCTCTTCAAGGTGACCGGCAAGAGCGAGTACCGCGACTGGTACGCCACCTTCGCGCAATATGTCGACGAACACCTCATCGATCACGACAAGGGCAGCTGGTTCCACCAGCTCGACCAAGACAACAAGGTCATCGGCACGGTCTGGCCCGGCAAGTCGGACGTCTACCACGCCTTTCAGTCCACGCTGGTGCCGTTCCTCGACCCGGCGGTCTCCATCGCCACCGCCATCAGCAACGCACAATAA
- a CDS encoding glycoside hydrolase family 125 protein, with product MSGAATQQVPESVQDFMTHITDLCGEEHADWALTFNKAFANTLTTTVRRESDGSTFLVTGDIPAMWLRDSTAQMRPYLSIAKDDPDLAELIGGLSRRQSFYITIDPYANAFNETANGASWDKNDKTDRTSPWLWERKYELDSLCYSMQLAWLLYRNTGYTAHFNADFIKAVTSVLDVLSLEQHHEQSPYFFIRDTTLPTNTLSCDGRGTPVAATGMTWSGFRPSDDSCSYHYLVPANMFASVILGYLARLFDGSDPNLPAGLNRPDIAKRAKKLEGDIREGIRTHGTTENRDGETVYAYETDGLGHATLMDDANIPNLLAAPYLGFCTEDDPTYQATRRTLLSQENPYYYTGRYAAGIGSSHTDPERVWPIALAMQGLTSGDKAEKAHLLNTLVATTDGTHLMHEGFDVNDPSRYTRPWFSWANMMFCELVMDYFGIRVQR from the coding sequence ATGAGCGGGGCTGCAACCCAACAGGTACCGGAATCGGTTCAAGACTTTATGACGCATATCACCGATCTGTGCGGCGAGGAACACGCCGACTGGGCGCTGACGTTCAACAAGGCGTTCGCCAACACGCTGACCACGACCGTGCGACGCGAAAGCGACGGCAGCACCTTCCTGGTGACCGGTGACATTCCGGCGATGTGGCTGCGCGATTCCACCGCCCAGATGCGACCGTACCTGTCGATCGCCAAAGACGACCCGGACCTGGCCGAGCTCATCGGCGGGCTGTCGAGACGTCAGTCCTTCTACATCACCATCGACCCTTACGCCAACGCCTTCAACGAAACAGCGAACGGCGCGTCGTGGGACAAAAACGACAAGACGGACCGCACCAGCCCGTGGCTCTGGGAGCGCAAATACGAACTGGACTCGCTGTGCTACTCCATGCAGCTGGCCTGGCTGCTCTACCGCAACACCGGTTACACCGCGCATTTCAATGCCGATTTCATCAAGGCGGTCACCTCGGTCCTTGATGTCCTTTCGCTCGAGCAACACCACGAGCAATCGCCGTATTTCTTCATTCGCGACACAACGCTGCCCACCAACACCCTCAGCTGTGACGGCCGCGGTACGCCCGTGGCCGCGACCGGCATGACCTGGTCCGGTTTCCGGCCCAGCGACGACAGCTGCAGCTACCACTATCTGGTACCGGCCAATATGTTCGCGAGTGTCATTCTCGGATATCTGGCACGCCTGTTCGACGGCAGCGACCCGAATCTTCCTGCCGGGCTAAACCGGCCCGATATCGCCAAGCGCGCGAAGAAGCTGGAAGGCGATATCAGGGAAGGCATACGCACCCACGGCACCACCGAAAACCGTGACGGCGAAACCGTCTACGCCTACGAAACCGACGGACTCGGCCACGCCACGCTGATGGACGACGCCAACATCCCCAATCTGCTCGCGGCACCATATCTCGGATTCTGCACCGAAGACGACCCGACCTACCAGGCGACCAGAAGAACCCTGCTCAGCCAGGAAAACCCGTACTATTACACCGGCCGTTACGCCGCCGGCATCGGCTCCTCGCACACCGACCCGGAGCGTGTCTGGCCCATCGCTCTGGCGATGCAGGGGCTCACCAGCGGCGACAAGGCCGAAAAAGCGCACCTGCTCAACACGCTGGTCGCCACCACCGACGGCACGCACCTAATGCACGAAGGCTTCGACGTCAACGACCCGAGCCGATACACCAGGCCGTGGTTCAGCTGGGCCAACATGATGTTCTGCGAGCTGGTGATGGACTACTTCGGCATCCGTGTGCAGCGCTGA